In Legionella spiritensis, the following proteins share a genomic window:
- a CDS encoding phosphodiester glycosidase family protein — MLILVLNFAVAADNWRELSPGIEYLGLSKGYLAPWSHVHAFRISLKKNRFSLVMAHDLEQDYASVDEYAQFSHALIAINGGFFDDRFHSLGLRIKNNRQLSPFKPISWWGIFYIKDGKAYLASAREFQRNPQINFAIQSGPRLLVDGRIPPLKAGRAERTALGITKDGDIVILVTDHAAMSTTELAQLMKAPPLNCVDALNLDGGNSTQLYAQFNNFHLNVHGLSKVSDAIIVQEKQ, encoded by the coding sequence ATGCTAATCCTTGTGCTCAATTTTGCCGTTGCTGCCGATAACTGGCGTGAGCTAAGTCCCGGCATTGAATACCTGGGTTTAAGCAAGGGTTACCTTGCCCCCTGGTCTCATGTTCACGCATTTAGAATCAGCTTGAAAAAAAATCGCTTTTCACTGGTTATGGCCCATGATTTGGAACAAGACTACGCATCGGTTGATGAATACGCTCAATTCAGCCATGCCTTGATCGCTATCAACGGCGGTTTTTTTGACGATCGTTTTCATTCCCTGGGCCTTCGCATCAAAAACAACAGACAGTTAAGTCCCTTCAAACCAATTAGCTGGTGGGGAATTTTTTATATCAAGGACGGCAAAGCCTACCTGGCAAGCGCTCGCGAATTTCAACGTAATCCTCAAATCAACTTTGCAATACAAAGCGGACCAAGATTATTGGTTGATGGCCGTATTCCTCCTTTAAAGGCAGGTCGGGCGGAGCGTACGGCGCTGGGTATTACGAAAGACGGCGATATCGTTATTCTGGTTACCGACCACGCCGCCATGTCGACAACCGAATTGGCCCAGCTGATGAAAGCACCGCCGCTTAACTGCGTGGACGCCCTTAACCTGGATGGGGGAAATTCCACCCAGCTTTATGCGCAATTTAATAATTTCCACTTGAATGTTCATGGATTATCCAAAGTCAGTGATGCCATTATTGTGCAAGAAAAACAATAA
- a CDS encoding ribonucleoside-diphosphate reductase subunit alpha, giving the protein MSELLEPIKDESYTSQLDLTTNAPGLLKTIKRNGKVVHYDDSKIKVAITKAFIAEEGSNAAASNRIHQLIDDITKQVTQTFKRRMPGGGTIHIEDIQDQVELALMRSSQYKVARGYVLYREEHRKAREEKLKQQVSDSKTLLITMPDGELRPLDMDRVKTIVNEACRDLSGVKAEPVIKDALRNLYNQAKLEDVHKALIMSARALVEKEPNYTYVSARLLLDSLRTEALTKLGMQPEATFDEMTALYPDYFKAYIAQGIEQDILDCKLGEFDLEKLAKALLPARDMQFTYLSLQTLYDRYFIHERGVRYELPQAFFMRVAMGLAIRELNREDKAIEFYRLLSSFDYMASTPTLFNSGTVRPQLSSCYLTTVPDHLDGIYSAIKDNALLSKFAGGLGNDWTPVRAMGSHIKGTNGKSQGVVPFLNVADATAVAVNQGGKRKGAVCAYLECWHRDVEEFLELRKNTGDDRRRTHDMNTALWIPDLFMKRVHEEGEWTLFSPDEVPELHDQYGKAFDVMYVDCEEKARQGKIKNVKTVSALKLWRKMLSMLFETGHPWLTFKDPCNLRSPQQHAGVIHSSNLCTEITLNTSQDEIAVCNLGSINLPAHISDGKLDREKLKHTITTAVRMLDNVIDINYYSVPQARNSNLQHRPVGLGLMGFQDALYALKMDYASQEAVEFADESMELISYHAIEASCDLAKERGSYSSYEGSLWSKGILPVDSINLLQQNRDQYLEQDRSQRLDWESLRVKVRTQGMRNSNVMAIAPTATISNICGVSQSIEPTYQNLYVKSNLSGEFTVVNPYLVADLKERNLWDEVMVNDLKYFNGSVQPINRIPQELKARYATAFEIDPSWLVESGSRRQKWIDQAQSLNVYMAKPSGKKLDQLYKHAWIRGLKTTYYLRSLGASNAEKSTVTDGALNAVKIEEPKTCSILDPDCEACQ; this is encoded by the coding sequence ATGTCAGAACTTCTTGAGCCGATAAAAGATGAATCGTACACCAGTCAGCTGGATCTGACGACCAACGCCCCCGGTTTACTGAAAACCATCAAGCGAAACGGCAAGGTCGTCCATTACGACGACAGCAAAATCAAGGTGGCCATCACCAAGGCCTTTATTGCTGAAGAAGGAAGCAATGCTGCCGCGTCCAACCGTATCCACCAGCTTATTGACGACATCACCAAACAGGTTACCCAAACGTTTAAACGACGTATGCCGGGCGGTGGAACCATTCATATCGAGGATATCCAGGATCAGGTTGAACTGGCTTTAATGCGCAGCAGCCAATATAAAGTGGCACGCGGCTATGTCTTATACCGCGAGGAACACCGCAAAGCCCGTGAAGAAAAACTGAAACAACAAGTCAGCGATAGTAAAACACTCTTAATTACCATGCCTGACGGCGAATTAAGACCTCTGGACATGGACAGGGTAAAAACCATTGTTAACGAGGCCTGCCGTGATCTGAGCGGCGTTAAGGCGGAACCGGTTATCAAAGACGCGCTGCGCAACCTTTATAATCAGGCGAAACTGGAAGACGTTCATAAAGCCTTGATCATGTCCGCACGGGCTCTGGTTGAAAAAGAACCCAACTATACCTACGTCAGCGCCCGATTGCTGCTTGACAGTCTCCGTACGGAAGCATTGACCAAGCTGGGCATGCAACCGGAAGCAACGTTTGACGAAATGACCGCACTCTACCCGGATTACTTTAAAGCCTATATTGCACAAGGCATTGAACAAGACATACTCGATTGCAAGCTGGGTGAATTTGACCTGGAGAAACTGGCCAAGGCCCTGCTTCCTGCCAGGGATATGCAGTTTACCTATCTCAGTCTGCAAACCCTCTACGATCGCTATTTTATTCATGAACGTGGTGTTCGATACGAATTACCGCAAGCGTTTTTTATGCGTGTCGCCATGGGACTTGCCATTCGTGAATTAAACCGTGAGGACAAGGCCATTGAATTTTACCGATTACTGTCTTCCTTTGATTACATGGCTTCTACGCCAACCTTGTTTAACTCGGGAACGGTAAGACCACAATTATCCAGTTGCTATTTAACAACCGTGCCTGATCATTTGGACGGCATTTACAGCGCCATCAAGGACAATGCCCTGCTTTCCAAATTCGCGGGTGGGTTAGGCAACGACTGGACGCCTGTTCGCGCCATGGGTTCGCATATCAAAGGCACCAACGGCAAATCCCAGGGCGTTGTTCCCTTCCTGAACGTAGCCGACGCAACCGCGGTCGCGGTCAACCAGGGCGGTAAAAGAAAAGGTGCGGTCTGTGCCTATCTCGAATGCTGGCATCGTGATGTTGAAGAGTTCCTGGAATTACGTAAAAACACTGGTGATGACCGACGACGAACCCATGACATGAACACCGCGCTGTGGATTCCCGATTTATTTATGAAACGGGTACACGAAGAGGGCGAGTGGACACTCTTTTCACCCGATGAAGTGCCTGAATTGCATGATCAATACGGCAAAGCGTTCGATGTCATGTATGTCGATTGTGAAGAAAAAGCGCGTCAGGGCAAAATCAAAAACGTAAAAACCGTATCGGCTCTTAAATTATGGCGAAAAATGTTGTCCATGCTGTTTGAAACCGGACATCCCTGGCTAACCTTCAAGGATCCGTGTAACCTGCGTTCGCCCCAACAACACGCCGGCGTCATTCACAGTTCCAACCTGTGTACTGAAATCACCTTAAATACGTCGCAGGATGAAATCGCCGTCTGTAATCTGGGCAGTATCAATCTACCGGCCCATATCAGCGACGGCAAACTGGATCGGGAAAAATTGAAACACACGATTACTACCGCCGTGCGTATGCTGGATAACGTTATAGACATTAATTATTATTCCGTACCCCAGGCTCGCAATTCCAATCTGCAACACCGTCCGGTCGGCCTTGGTCTGATGGGCTTCCAGGACGCCCTGTACGCACTAAAAATGGATTATGCCTCCCAGGAGGCCGTTGAATTTGCGGATGAATCCATGGAACTTATCAGCTATCACGCGATTGAAGCTTCCTGTGACCTGGCAAAGGAACGCGGCAGTTATTCCAGCTACGAAGGGTCTTTGTGGAGTAAAGGTATTCTGCCTGTCGACTCCATCAACCTTCTGCAACAAAACAGGGATCAATACCTGGAGCAAGACCGTTCACAACGTCTGGATTGGGAAAGTCTGCGTGTCAAGGTTCGCACACAGGGTATGCGCAACTCCAATGTGATGGCCATTGCGCCGACAGCCACGATTTCCAACATTTGCGGTGTGTCTCAATCCATTGAGCCGACGTATCAAAACCTGTATGTGAAATCAAATCTGTCCGGGGAGTTCACTGTGGTTAATCCCTACCTCGTTGCCGATTTAAAGGAGCGTAACCTGTGGGATGAAGTTATGGTCAACGACCTGAAATACTTTAACGGCAGCGTGCAACCCATCAACCGGATCCCGCAGGAATTGAAAGCGCGTTATGCGACCGCTTTTGAAATTGATCCAAGTTGGCTGGTTGAGAGCGGATCCCGTCGTCAGAAATGGATAGATCAGGCTCAATCATTAAACGTCTACATGGCCAAACCGTCCGGCAAGAAACTGGATCAACTGTACAAACACGCCTGGATCCGAGGCTTGAAAACCACCTATTATTTACGCAGTTTAGGTGCCAGTAACGCAGAAAAATCAACCGTCACCGATGGCGCACTCAACGCGGTCAAGATAGAGGAACCAAAAACATGTTCCATACTCGACCCCGATTGCGAAGCCTGCCAATAA
- a CDS encoding ribonucleotide-diphosphate reductase subunit beta, translated as MSVSPQHISTKEQIGATGLEALEMGAGRIHVDDKQIINCRADLNQLVPFKYTWAWDKYLTGCANHWMPNEINMSADVALWKDPTGLTEDERLIVLRNLGFFSTADSLVANNLVLAVYRHITNPECRQYLLRQAFEEALHTHAYQYIIESLGLDEAAVFNMYREIPSVATKAAWALPFTQSLGDPTFRTGTPEDDQRLLRDLIAFYVVFEGIFFYVGFTQILSMGRRNKMVGTSEQFQYILRDESMHMNFGIDVINQIKIENPHLWTPAFKDEMIQLIKEGVKLEYQYAQDTMPHGILGMNADMFEEYLHFIANRRMAQIGLQEQYPGAENPFPWMSEMMDLKKEKNFFETRVIEYQAGGTLNWEDD; from the coding sequence ATGTCCGTATCACCACAACACATAAGCACAAAAGAACAAATAGGTGCAACAGGTCTGGAAGCGCTGGAAATGGGTGCCGGACGCATTCATGTTGACGACAAGCAAATTATTAATTGCCGCGCGGATTTAAACCAGTTGGTTCCTTTCAAATACACCTGGGCTTGGGATAAATACTTAACCGGCTGTGCCAACCACTGGATGCCGAATGAAATCAACATGAGTGCGGACGTCGCATTATGGAAAGATCCAACCGGGCTAACCGAGGATGAGCGGTTAATTGTGCTTCGTAATCTGGGATTTTTCTCCACAGCGGACTCCCTGGTAGCCAATAACCTGGTTCTGGCCGTTTACCGGCATATTACCAATCCGGAATGCCGCCAATATCTCTTGCGGCAAGCCTTCGAAGAGGCGCTGCATACGCATGCTTATCAATACATTATCGAAAGCCTGGGGCTTGATGAGGCGGCCGTCTTTAATATGTATCGGGAAATTCCGTCTGTGGCGACGAAAGCCGCCTGGGCGCTTCCCTTTACCCAAAGTCTTGGCGATCCGACATTTCGTACCGGCACACCGGAAGATGATCAACGCTTACTGCGCGATTTGATTGCTTTTTATGTCGTTTTCGAAGGCATCTTTTTCTATGTCGGCTTTACCCAAATCCTGTCCATGGGACGACGCAACAAAATGGTGGGTACCTCCGAACAATTCCAGTATATTTTACGTGATGAATCCATGCACATGAATTTCGGCATCGATGTGATAAACCAGATCAAAATTGAAAATCCGCATTTATGGACACCAGCCTTCAAGGATGAAATGATTCAATTAATCAAGGAAGGGGTGAAACTGGAATATCAATACGCCCAAGACACCATGCCACACGGTATTCTGGGCATGAACGCCGATATGTTTGAAGAATATCTCCACTTTATCGCCAACCGACGCATGGCTCAAATAGGTCTGCAGGAACAATATCCCGGCGCGGAAAATCCCTTCCCGTGGATGAGTGAAATGATGGATCTGAAAAAAGAGAAGAATTTCTTTGAAACCCGTGTCATCGAATACCAGGCAGGCGGCACGTTGAACTGGGAAGATGATTGA
- a CDS encoding Thivi_2564 family membrane protein — translation MTALLNLFAIIILFGIGLWLVNVFIPMPAAIKSLLNILVLIVLVIYILQYFGVINTILPTIRLFR, via the coding sequence ATGACCGCCCTACTTAATTTATTTGCTATTATTATCCTGTTTGGAATAGGGTTGTGGCTGGTGAATGTTTTTATCCCCATGCCTGCCGCTATTAAAAGCCTGCTCAATATCCTGGTGCTTATTGTGCTTGTTATTTACATCCTGCAGTATTTTGGTGTGATTAATACAATATTGCCAACCATCAGGTTGTTTCGTTGA
- a CDS encoding endonuclease domain-containing protein: protein MMLFAGEGWGEGEEKSVLRQRARDLRKNSTNAERHLWYYLRANRLGFKFKRQVPIGDYIVDFACLEKRLIIELNGGQHLHNQIYDTKRADWLKTHPYS, encoded by the coding sequence ATGATGCTTTTTGCGGGAGAGGGTTGGGGAGAGGGCGAGGAAAAATCGGTGTTAAGGCAACGAGCCCGCGATTTAAGGAAAAACAGTACGAATGCTGAGAGGCATCTATGGTACTATCTCCGAGCGAATAGGCTTGGATTTAAATTCAAGAGACAAGTACCAATAGGCGACTACATCGTTGATTTTGCCTGTCTTGAAAAACGGCTGATTATCGAGCTTAATGGTGGTCAACACCTGCACAATCAAATTTACGATACGAAGCGTGCTGATTGGCTAAAAACGCATCCCTATTCATAG
- a CDS encoding F-box-like domain-containing protein — protein MPRKLFSYFRRSYFRQSDIRNDIYVDPVNFLHSAIVFSIFSYLSHQELASLSLVSKRWYEQVEAYYHQDLCLNKGDESSWKVYFNKKNRLAHFMAPSRQLKEIHSNLIGGSVLIDQSQGKACFAYSEKGRDHSIKFEIWDLEKDSCIKTISCLEKERMYAIAFSYPYLVTKSEDTIYIRDVTKKEVKSTVVCKIGPHPINRFKDVFSLEARDFGCQFGYISDRIFDKTSARVATFSKDNPKKVNTNLFGDEQGRVPSDAVSLLHKNLFIYTILPGILHVVDVFNLESSPVELVVPEVSRFVESVDKKSKKEMAKLGERNSFVALIANDNVLVAQTKQNILVWDLKSGELQRIFPLAIKFPILDRTYNLLYRVNGICALSGDILFAHDSEQGVAQAFDLGNNGKTLKTWKFDQEHSRHPVGCYKGKVYMINSPEEKRTTLTMFNFFNRNPSKDEKPLMSQSLDQLAKPI, from the coding sequence ATGCCACGTAAACTCTTTTCATATTTTCGACGCTCATATTTTCGACAAAGTGATATAAGAAACGACATTTATGTCGATCCAGTTAATTTTTTACATTCTGCAATTGTTTTTAGTATCTTCTCCTATCTTAGTCATCAAGAATTAGCGAGCTTGTCCTTGGTTTCCAAAAGGTGGTATGAGCAAGTAGAAGCATATTATCATCAAGATTTATGCCTTAATAAGGGGGACGAATCTTCATGGAAAGTCTACTTCAATAAAAAAAACCGGCTTGCTCATTTTATGGCTCCGTCTAGGCAGTTAAAAGAAATCCATAGCAATTTAATTGGCGGCTCGGTATTGATCGATCAATCACAAGGAAAAGCTTGCTTTGCTTACTCTGAGAAAGGTAGAGACCACTCAATTAAGTTTGAGATTTGGGATCTTGAAAAAGATAGCTGTATCAAAACGATCTCTTGTTTAGAAAAAGAAAGGATGTATGCAATTGCCTTCTCATACCCTTACCTGGTTACAAAATCAGAAGACACTATCTATATTCGTGATGTGACCAAAAAGGAAGTTAAAAGCACGGTTGTCTGTAAAATAGGTCCCCACCCAATAAACCGTTTCAAGGATGTTTTTTCTTTGGAAGCCCGGGATTTCGGGTGTCAATTTGGATATATAAGCGATCGTATATTTGATAAAACTTCAGCTCGTGTGGCTACTTTTAGCAAGGATAATCCAAAAAAAGTCAATACCAATTTGTTTGGTGACGAACAAGGGAGAGTTCCGTCTGACGCCGTTTCGCTACTTCACAAAAATTTATTTATTTATACAATCTTACCAGGCATTCTCCATGTGGTTGACGTGTTTAATTTAGAAAGTTCTCCAGTGGAATTGGTTGTCCCGGAGGTATCGAGATTCGTTGAAAGTGTAGATAAAAAGTCCAAAAAAGAAATGGCGAAACTGGGGGAGAGAAATAGTTTTGTGGCCCTGATAGCCAACGATAACGTATTAGTAGCCCAAACCAAACAAAACATCCTGGTATGGGATTTAAAATCCGGAGAATTACAAAGAATTTTTCCATTGGCTATAAAATTTCCAATATTAGACCGTACCTATAATCTATTATATCGAGTTAATGGCATTTGCGCGCTTTCAGGAGATATATTATTTGCCCATGATTCAGAACAAGGTGTGGCGCAAGCCTTTGATCTTGGCAACAACGGTAAAACACTCAAAACGTGGAAGTTCGATCAAGAACACAGTCGACATCCCGTTGGATGCTATAAAGGAAAGGTATATATGATCAATAGCCCCGAGGAGAAAAGAACGACTCTAACGATGTTTAACTTTTTCAATCGGAATCCCTCTAAGGATGAAAAACCATTAATGAGTCAAAGTTTGGATCAGTTGGCTAAACCTATCTAA
- a CDS encoding methyltransferase family protein, with product MISRLLLQMTGWIFFSALLLFVPAGTLAWPGAWIYLFLQTAFGLGTGFWLAKHDPALLRERLSFLIQARQPLWDKVIMAVFMCLMVVWLPVMALDAVRYQLSSVPVVLKIMSALGLLAAFYIIYRVFKENTYTSPVVRIQKERGHKIITTGPYRYVRHPMYAAAFLFFISTPLMLGSWYGLIVTGLLIILLAIRTYKEEQVLIKEFSEHYRAYTRQVRYLFIPFFW from the coding sequence ATGATTTCACGCTTGCTTTTGCAAATGACTGGCTGGATTTTTTTCTCAGCGCTCCTGCTTTTTGTTCCGGCGGGCACTCTTGCCTGGCCGGGTGCCTGGATTTATCTTTTTTTACAAACCGCTTTTGGATTAGGAACAGGATTCTGGCTGGCAAAGCATGATCCGGCCTTGTTACGAGAGCGTTTATCCTTTTTAATTCAAGCGCGGCAACCGCTCTGGGACAAGGTTATCATGGCTGTGTTTATGTGTCTGATGGTGGTATGGTTGCCGGTTATGGCGCTTGATGCCGTTAGATACCAGCTGTCTTCGGTTCCTGTGGTTTTAAAAATAATGTCTGCTTTGGGACTGCTTGCCGCTTTTTATATTATTTATCGGGTCTTTAAGGAAAATACCTATACGTCGCCGGTCGTAAGAATTCAGAAAGAGCGCGGTCATAAAATCATTACAACCGGTCCGTATCGTTACGTCCGGCATCCCATGTATGCCGCTGCCTTCCTGTTTTTTATCAGTACTCCGTTGATGCTGGGATCATGGTATGGTTTGATTGTCACAGGGTTATTGATCATCCTTTTAGCAATACGGACTTACAAGGAAGAACAGGTATTAATCAAGGAATTTTCTGAACATTACAGGGCATATACCAGACAGGTTCGATATCTTTTTATTCCGTTTTTCTGGTGA
- a CDS encoding nuclear transport factor 2 family protein, with protein sequence MDNAILKSIIQYENQLIAKEEPGSILASLIDDEFMEMGQSGHTYDKRDVIQWLNRPGLSERTGSDFQVKIITDDVILLTYLSHIKNKDTGEIQHAFRSSLWRRKEGQWRMVFHQGTPLDEMI encoded by the coding sequence ATGGACAATGCCATTTTAAAGAGCATCATTCAGTATGAAAATCAACTTATTGCCAAGGAAGAACCGGGATCCATACTAGCGTCACTCATTGACGATGAGTTTATGGAAATGGGACAAAGCGGGCATACCTATGATAAACGGGACGTGATTCAATGGCTAAATCGTCCCGGCCTGTCGGAACGAACGGGTAGTGATTTTCAGGTGAAAATTATAACCGACGACGTTATTCTGCTGACTTACCTGAGCCATATTAAAAACAAGGATACCGGAGAGATTCAACACGCGTTTCGTTCCTCTCTCTGGCGCCGGAAAGAAGGGCAATGGCGGATGGTTTTTCATCAGGGTACGCCTTTGGATGAAATGATCTGA
- the tpx gene encoding thiol peroxidase — protein MMSEIKCNDTIMHTYGELPELNQPAPDFVLTDINLEARSLAIDYAAKPVLINVYPSLDTSVCFASVEKFHQELKGKDIVILGVSMDTPFALKRISNKLGYENIHLLSDIKNRYFGASYGVTIADGPLGGFLARAVFLLDKNHILIHRELVEDIANPPDYEAILAKAHQSFGD, from the coding sequence ATGATGAGTGAGATAAAATGTAACGACACCATTATGCACACGTATGGTGAACTACCCGAGCTAAATCAACCGGCACCGGATTTTGTCTTGACGGATATCAATCTGGAGGCGCGGAGCCTTGCCATTGATTATGCAGCGAAACCGGTATTGATTAACGTTTATCCCAGCCTGGATACCAGTGTCTGTTTTGCGTCGGTGGAGAAATTTCATCAGGAATTAAAAGGGAAAGATATTGTCATTCTTGGCGTATCCATGGACACACCTTTTGCATTGAAACGTATATCCAACAAACTGGGTTACGAAAATATCCATTTATTGTCGGATATTAAAAACCGGTATTTCGGCGCCAGCTATGGTGTCACCATAGCTGATGGGCCATTAGGCGGTTTTTTAGCCCGGGCGGTGTTTCTTCTGGACAAAAATCATATTCTGATTCATCGGGAACTAGTTGAAGATATTGCAAACCCACCTGATTATGAAGCAATACTTGCCAAGGCACATCAATCGTTTGGTGACTAG
- a CDS encoding exonuclease/endonuclease/phosphatase family protein yields MSTSFHDVAAKLENRLGHAFRYGSSAFRFGLIPQSVSDHLPVLADLPFGDQSIKMLSWNLLADEHLFNNFMNISGSDYLEQALNTRMAGKENIYAGAMYHLFAEMGQYLLKHSEDGNIKVTKELLEGFIANEAQPSRRALSRDAETARLKVGQVEDARKALVDILLDSKALHAHEYQLALKQSMELIYHIKAPDGALQWSNRFKRLSGNSRAVAELASQDILAFQECTKPDDLETLIKNAKNSPENMVFLTHNLSPSGKSTDNVVLAFNADKFQLVEQETPANPLKTSFEGKKPALYCKLMDKKTGKEFIVGSVHHPGGDHDLRQEVIDNVKKLQGKDSEIPFYIAGDYNHTAEQFAEMDVDSTALDPLLFYPSQKGTMAGSDYGNVNKAIDAIMSDQALTNRIKVSPSIVLAPPSPVSIRVGFDIPGHHLATTTIDATLKPHIIESQAKFKETLQQIKSEEASRVIDALPVKHDDDDPDLGNRISLRIQS; encoded by the coding sequence ATGTCCACTTCCTTCCACGATGTAGCAGCAAAACTGGAAAATCGGTTGGGGCACGCCTTCAGATATGGATCCAGCGCTTTTCGTTTTGGTTTGATTCCACAAAGCGTTTCCGATCACCTGCCTGTCCTTGCTGATTTACCATTTGGCGATCAATCGATAAAAATGTTGAGTTGGAATTTGCTGGCTGATGAACACTTATTTAATAATTTTATGAATATATCCGGGAGTGATTACCTGGAGCAGGCGTTAAATACCCGCATGGCGGGAAAAGAAAATATATATGCCGGCGCCATGTATCATTTGTTTGCGGAAATGGGGCAATACTTATTGAAGCACTCCGAGGATGGCAATATTAAAGTGACCAAAGAGTTACTTGAGGGTTTTATTGCCAATGAGGCTCAGCCTAGTCGACGGGCGCTCTCCCGAGATGCTGAAACAGCCAGGCTCAAAGTCGGCCAGGTTGAGGATGCGCGAAAAGCGTTGGTTGATATATTATTGGATTCCAAGGCATTGCATGCTCATGAATATCAACTTGCTCTCAAGCAAAGCATGGAATTAATTTATCATATCAAAGCGCCCGATGGCGCATTACAATGGAGCAACCGGTTTAAAAGATTATCCGGAAATTCCAGGGCAGTTGCTGAATTGGCTTCTCAGGATATACTGGCCTTTCAGGAATGCACGAAACCTGACGATCTGGAAACGTTAATCAAGAACGCTAAAAACAGTCCTGAAAATATGGTTTTTCTTACTCATAATCTAAGTCCGTCTGGAAAATCAACGGATAATGTTGTTTTAGCTTTTAACGCGGATAAATTTCAATTGGTTGAGCAGGAAACGCCGGCTAACCCGTTGAAAACCAGTTTTGAAGGAAAAAAACCGGCACTTTATTGCAAACTAATGGATAAGAAAACAGGAAAAGAGTTTATTGTCGGTTCCGTGCATCATCCGGGCGGTGATCATGATCTGAGACAGGAAGTTATAGATAATGTAAAAAAATTACAGGGAAAAGACAGTGAAATTCCTTTTTATATTGCCGGTGACTACAATCATACCGCCGAGCAATTCGCCGAGATGGACGTGGATTCTACGGCACTGGATCCCTTGCTGTTTTATCCGTCGCAAAAAGGCACCATGGCCGGTTCGGATTATGGTAACGTGAATAAAGCTATTGATGCTATCATGTCTGATCAGGCTTTAACAAATCGTATAAAGGTTAGCCCGTCGATTGTTCTGGCCCCTCCGTCACCGGTATCTATAAGGGTTGGGTTTGATATTCCAGGACACCATCTGGCTACAACAACCATTGACGCCACATTAAAACCTCATATTATTGAGAGTCAAGCCAAGTTTAAAGAAACATTGCAGCAGATTAAGTCCGAAGAGGCAAGCCGAGTGATTGATGCCTTACCTGTCAAGCATGACGACGATGATCCGGATTTAGGTAATCGAATATCGCTTCGTATTCAAAGTTAG
- a CDS encoding HPP family protein — translation MKLHRILALFYIFGLLLYTVVAIDYFSRPPLFGLIGLGSIASSIFILITHPAGSSSSPKNIIFGYLIAILIGFIFQKIIVFFQPHIQPHLPLHFQCLAVMAVVTVIIIFHRCNIDHPPAVGMTLGLVLESWEYMTIIVLIIAVTGLLLIPKLFNSSVRIK, via the coding sequence ATGAAATTACATCGAATTTTAGCATTGTTTTATATCTTTGGATTGCTGCTTTATACGGTGGTTGCAATAGATTATTTTTCCAGGCCTCCCTTGTTTGGTTTGATTGGATTGGGTTCCATTGCCTCCAGTATTTTTATTTTAATAACACATCCCGCAGGATCTTCTTCATCGCCTAAAAATATTATTTTTGGTTACCTGATTGCTATTTTAATCGGGTTTATCTTTCAAAAAATAATAGTTTTTTTTCAACCCCATATTCAACCCCATTTGCCATTACATTTTCAATGCCTGGCAGTCATGGCGGTAGTCACTGTTATTATTATTTTTCATCGTTGCAATATTGATCATCCTCCTGCTGTTGGCATGACTTTGGGATTGGTTCTGGAATCATGGGAATATATGACAATTATTGTTCTGATAATTGCAGTGACAGGATTACTATTAATCCCTAAATTGTTTAATTCGTCTGTCCGAATAAAATAG
- a CDS encoding DUF2845 domain-containing protein: MVLSKCGSPDAKKTLGTEQNLYNSEGVKYGAAPFLTEVWTYHPSSEDFIYKVYFTNKVVTSITANLPSP; encoded by the coding sequence ATGGTATTAAGTAAATGTGGTTCGCCTGACGCTAAAAAAACACTTGGCACCGAACAGAATTTATACAACTCGGAAGGGGTGAAATATGGTGCGGCTCCTTTTCTGACAGAGGTATGGACTTATCATCCGTCTTCTGAAGATTTTATATATAAAGTGTATTTTACAAATAAAGTTGTGACTTCAATTACGGCAAATTTACCTTCCCCTTAA